From one Esox lucius isolate fEsoLuc1 chromosome 11, fEsoLuc1.pri, whole genome shotgun sequence genomic stretch:
- the rhot1a gene encoding mitochondrial Rho GTPase 1-A isoform X2, with translation MRKDVRILLVGEPKVGKTSLIMSLVSEEFPDDVPLRAEEITIPADVTPERVPTHIVDYSEAEQSDEQLYQEISKANVICIVYSVNNKKSIEKVTSHWIPLINDRTDKDSRVPLILVGNKSDLVEHSSMETILPIMNQYSDIETCVECSAKNLKNISELFYYAQKAVLHPTGPLYCPEEKEMKPSCIKALTRIFKVSDLDNDGILNDNELNFFQRTCFNTPLAPQALEDVKNVVRKNVTDGVKNNGLTLKGFLFLHTLFIQRGRHETTWTVLRRFGYGDDLELQQEYLFPLLKIPVDCTTELSHNTYLFLQSVFDKHDKDRDCALSPEEVKDLFKVFPYMPWGPDVNNTVCTNDQGWITYQGYLSQWTLTTYLDVQRCLEYLGYLGYSIICEQESQAAAITVTRNKRIDLQKKQTQRSVFRCNILGARGSGKTSFLQAFLGRNLQKQRKIREDHKSFYSINTTYVYGQEKYLLLHEVMPDMDFLSEADLACDVVCLVYDVNNPRSFEYCAKIYKQYFMDSKTPCMVIASKSDLHEARQHYSLTPLDFCRKHKLHPPQPWTCNTVDAPGKELYTKLTTMAMYPHAKLRCMCSCNWCTFCICQNILRSQLLRTIKAKFYRVILNRHMAQANLKSSTFWLRASVGATVFAVLGFAMYRAIIKQR, from the exons ATGAGGAAGGACGTCAGGATATTACTCGTCGGGGAAC CTAAAGTGGGGAAGACATCGCTGATCATGTCACTGGTCAGTGAGGAGTTCCCTGACGACGTTCCCCTTCGAGCGGAGGAGATCACCATCCCGGCAGACGTAACGCCAGAGAGGGTCCCCACACACATAGTGGACTACTCAG AAGCAGAACAGTCTGATGAGCAGTTGTATCAAGAAATATCCAAG gCAAATGTTATTTGCATAGTTTATTCTGTGAACAATAAGAAGTCTATTGAGAAG GTGACAAGCCATTGGATTCCCCTCATAAATGACAGGACAGACAAAGATAGCAG GGTACCACTGATCCTGGTTGGTAATAAGTCAGACCTGGTTGAACACAGCAGTATGGAGACCATCCTGCCCATCATGAACCAGTACTCTGACATTGAGACCTGTGTGGAG tGCTCTGCCAAAAACCTGAAGAACATTTCAGAGCTGTTCTACTACGCTCAGAAAGCAGTGCTCCACCCTACAGGACCCCTGTACTGcccagaggagaaggag ATGAAACCGTCCTGCATCAAGGCTCTAACTCGCATCTTCAAAGTGTCCGACCTGGACAACGATGGCATTCTTAATGACAATGAACTCAACTTCTTCCAG AGGACGTGTTTCAACACACCCCTGGCGCCCCAGGCCTTAGAGGACGTCAAGAATGTGGTGAGGAAGAATGTGACCGATGGAGTCAAGAACAATGGCCTCACGCTCAAAG GCTTCTTGTTCCTGCACACGCTCTTCATCCAGAGGGGGCGTCATGAGACCACCTGGACGGTCCTCCGGAGGTTTGGTTACGGTGATGACCTGGAGCTCCAGCAGGAGTACCTGTTCCCCCT GTTGAAAATTCCAGTGGACTGCACCACTGAGCTCAGTCACAACACGTACCTCTTCCTTCAGAGTGTCTTTGACAAGCATGACAAA GACAGAGACTGTGCCCTTTCTCCAGAGGAGGTAAAGGACCTGTTTAAAGTTTTTCCCTACATGCCATGGGGTCCTGATGTCAACAACACGGTGTGTACCAATGACCAGGGCTGGATCACATACCAGGGATATCTGTCACAGTGGAC gtTAACGACATACCTGGATGTTCAGCGCTGTTTGGAGTACCTTGGTTACCTTGGTTACTCCATCATCTGTGAGCAGGAGTCTCAGGCAGCAGCTATCACAG TGACCCGTAACAAGCGCATTGACCTGCAGAAGAAACAGACCCAGCGCAGCGTGTTTCGCTGTAACATCCTGGGAGCCAGAGGGAGTGGCAAGACCAGCTTCCTGCAGGCCTTCCTGGGACGCAACCTGCAG AAACAGAGGAAGATCAGAGAAGACCACAAGTCATTCTACTCCATCAACACCACATATGTCTATGGTCAGGAGAAGTACCTACTG CTTCATGAGGTGATGCCAGACATGGACTTCCTCTCAGAGGCAGACCTAGCGTGTGACGTTGTTTGTCTGGTGTATGACGTCAACAACCCACGCTCCTTTGAGTACTGCGCCAAGATTTACAAG CAATACTTCATGGACAGCAAGACCCCCTGCATGGTGATCGCCTCCAAGTCGGACCTGCACGAGGCACGCCAGCACTACAGTCTGACCCCGCTGGACTTCTGCCGCAAGCACAAGCTGCACCCGCCCCAGCCCTGGACCTGCAATACGGTGGACGCGCCCGGCAAAGAGCTGTACACCAAACTCACCACCATGGCCATGTACCC CCACGCCAAGCTCCGCTGCATGTGTTCCTGCAACTGGTGCACCTTTTGCATCTGTCAGAACATCCTTCGGTCGCAGCTACTGAGAACTATAaaggccaaattctacagagtCATTCTGAACAG GCACATGGCCCAGGCTAACTTAAAGAGCTCCACATTTTGGCTGAGGGCAAGTGTAGGAGCCACCGTGTTTGCAGTGCTGGGCTTTGCCATGTACAGAGCCATCATCAAACAGCGATGA
- the rhot1a gene encoding mitochondrial Rho GTPase 1-A isoform X4 — protein MRKDVRILLVGEPKVGKTSLIMSLVSEEFPDDVPLRAEEITIPADVTPERVPTHIVDYSEAEQSDEQLYQEISKANVICIVYSVNNKKSIEKVTSHWIPLINDRTDKDSRVPLILVGNKSDLVEHSSMETILPIMNQYSDIETCVECSAKNLKNISELFYYAQKAVLHPTGPLYCPEEKEMKPSCIKALTRIFKVSDLDNDGILNDNELNFFQRTCFNTPLAPQALEDVKNVVRKNVTDGVKNNGLTLKGFLFLHTLFIQRGRHETTWTVLRRFGYGDDLELQQEYLFPLLKIPVDCTTELSHNTYLFLQSVFDKHDKDRDCALSPEEVKDLFKVFPYMPWGPDVNNTVCTNDQGWITYQGYLSQWTLTTYLDVQRCLEYLGYLGYSIICEQESQAAAITVTRNKRIDLQKKQTQRSVFRCNILGARGSGKTSFLQAFLGRNLQKQRKIREDHKSFYSINTTYVYGQEKYLLLHEVMPDMDFLSEADLACDVVCLVYDVNNPRSFEYCAKIYKQYFMDSKTPCMVIASKSDLHEARQHYSLTPLDFCRKHKLHPPQPWTCNTVDAPGKELYTKLTTMAMYPHMAQANLKSSTFWLRASVGATVFAVLGFAMYRAIIKQR, from the exons ATGAGGAAGGACGTCAGGATATTACTCGTCGGGGAAC CTAAAGTGGGGAAGACATCGCTGATCATGTCACTGGTCAGTGAGGAGTTCCCTGACGACGTTCCCCTTCGAGCGGAGGAGATCACCATCCCGGCAGACGTAACGCCAGAGAGGGTCCCCACACACATAGTGGACTACTCAG AAGCAGAACAGTCTGATGAGCAGTTGTATCAAGAAATATCCAAG gCAAATGTTATTTGCATAGTTTATTCTGTGAACAATAAGAAGTCTATTGAGAAG GTGACAAGCCATTGGATTCCCCTCATAAATGACAGGACAGACAAAGATAGCAG GGTACCACTGATCCTGGTTGGTAATAAGTCAGACCTGGTTGAACACAGCAGTATGGAGACCATCCTGCCCATCATGAACCAGTACTCTGACATTGAGACCTGTGTGGAG tGCTCTGCCAAAAACCTGAAGAACATTTCAGAGCTGTTCTACTACGCTCAGAAAGCAGTGCTCCACCCTACAGGACCCCTGTACTGcccagaggagaaggag ATGAAACCGTCCTGCATCAAGGCTCTAACTCGCATCTTCAAAGTGTCCGACCTGGACAACGATGGCATTCTTAATGACAATGAACTCAACTTCTTCCAG AGGACGTGTTTCAACACACCCCTGGCGCCCCAGGCCTTAGAGGACGTCAAGAATGTGGTGAGGAAGAATGTGACCGATGGAGTCAAGAACAATGGCCTCACGCTCAAAG GCTTCTTGTTCCTGCACACGCTCTTCATCCAGAGGGGGCGTCATGAGACCACCTGGACGGTCCTCCGGAGGTTTGGTTACGGTGATGACCTGGAGCTCCAGCAGGAGTACCTGTTCCCCCT GTTGAAAATTCCAGTGGACTGCACCACTGAGCTCAGTCACAACACGTACCTCTTCCTTCAGAGTGTCTTTGACAAGCATGACAAA GACAGAGACTGTGCCCTTTCTCCAGAGGAGGTAAAGGACCTGTTTAAAGTTTTTCCCTACATGCCATGGGGTCCTGATGTCAACAACACGGTGTGTACCAATGACCAGGGCTGGATCACATACCAGGGATATCTGTCACAGTGGAC gtTAACGACATACCTGGATGTTCAGCGCTGTTTGGAGTACCTTGGTTACCTTGGTTACTCCATCATCTGTGAGCAGGAGTCTCAGGCAGCAGCTATCACAG TGACCCGTAACAAGCGCATTGACCTGCAGAAGAAACAGACCCAGCGCAGCGTGTTTCGCTGTAACATCCTGGGAGCCAGAGGGAGTGGCAAGACCAGCTTCCTGCAGGCCTTCCTGGGACGCAACCTGCAG AAACAGAGGAAGATCAGAGAAGACCACAAGTCATTCTACTCCATCAACACCACATATGTCTATGGTCAGGAGAAGTACCTACTG CTTCATGAGGTGATGCCAGACATGGACTTCCTCTCAGAGGCAGACCTAGCGTGTGACGTTGTTTGTCTGGTGTATGACGTCAACAACCCACGCTCCTTTGAGTACTGCGCCAAGATTTACAAG CAATACTTCATGGACAGCAAGACCCCCTGCATGGTGATCGCCTCCAAGTCGGACCTGCACGAGGCACGCCAGCACTACAGTCTGACCCCGCTGGACTTCTGCCGCAAGCACAAGCTGCACCCGCCCCAGCCCTGGACCTGCAATACGGTGGACGCGCCCGGCAAAGAGCTGTACACCAAACTCACCACCATGGCCATGTACCC GCACATGGCCCAGGCTAACTTAAAGAGCTCCACATTTTGGCTGAGGGCAAGTGTAGGAGCCACCGTGTTTGCAGTGCTGGGCTTTGCCATGTACAGAGCCATCATCAAACAGCGATGA
- the rhot1a gene encoding mitochondrial Rho GTPase 1-A isoform X1, protein MRKDVRILLVGEPKVGKTSLIMSLVSEEFPDDVPLRAEEITIPADVTPERVPTHIVDYSEAEQSDEQLYQEISKANVICIVYSVNNKKSIEKVTSHWIPLINDRTDKDSRVPLILVGNKSDLVEHSSMETILPIMNQYSDIETCVECSAKNLKNISELFYYAQKAVLHPTGPLYCPEEKEMKPSCIKALTRIFKVSDLDNDGILNDNELNFFQRTCFNTPLAPQALEDVKNVVRKNVTDGVKNNGLTLKGFLFLHTLFIQRGRHETTWTVLRRFGYGDDLELQQEYLFPLLKIPVDCTTELSHNTYLFLQSVFDKHDKDRDCALSPEEVKDLFKVFPYMPWGPDVNNTVCTNDQGWITYQGYLSQWTLTTYLDVQRCLEYLGYLGYSIICEQESQAAAITVTRNKRIDLQKKQTQRSVFRCNILGARGSGKTSFLQAFLGRNLQKQRKIREDHKSFYSINTTYVYGQEKYLLLHEVMPDMDFLSEADLACDVVCLVYDVNNPRSFEYCAKIYKQYFMDSKTPCMVIASKSDLHEARQHYSLTPLDFCRKHKLHPPQPWTCNTVDAPGKELYTKLTTMAMYPHAKLRCMCSCNWCTFCICQNILRSQLLRTIKAKFYRVILNRLGDVWASLLADEERSLIQQVHGVRNVEESIYMESSVDPCVAQPRHMAQANLKSSTFWLRASVGATVFAVLGFAMYRAIIKQR, encoded by the exons ATGAGGAAGGACGTCAGGATATTACTCGTCGGGGAAC CTAAAGTGGGGAAGACATCGCTGATCATGTCACTGGTCAGTGAGGAGTTCCCTGACGACGTTCCCCTTCGAGCGGAGGAGATCACCATCCCGGCAGACGTAACGCCAGAGAGGGTCCCCACACACATAGTGGACTACTCAG AAGCAGAACAGTCTGATGAGCAGTTGTATCAAGAAATATCCAAG gCAAATGTTATTTGCATAGTTTATTCTGTGAACAATAAGAAGTCTATTGAGAAG GTGACAAGCCATTGGATTCCCCTCATAAATGACAGGACAGACAAAGATAGCAG GGTACCACTGATCCTGGTTGGTAATAAGTCAGACCTGGTTGAACACAGCAGTATGGAGACCATCCTGCCCATCATGAACCAGTACTCTGACATTGAGACCTGTGTGGAG tGCTCTGCCAAAAACCTGAAGAACATTTCAGAGCTGTTCTACTACGCTCAGAAAGCAGTGCTCCACCCTACAGGACCCCTGTACTGcccagaggagaaggag ATGAAACCGTCCTGCATCAAGGCTCTAACTCGCATCTTCAAAGTGTCCGACCTGGACAACGATGGCATTCTTAATGACAATGAACTCAACTTCTTCCAG AGGACGTGTTTCAACACACCCCTGGCGCCCCAGGCCTTAGAGGACGTCAAGAATGTGGTGAGGAAGAATGTGACCGATGGAGTCAAGAACAATGGCCTCACGCTCAAAG GCTTCTTGTTCCTGCACACGCTCTTCATCCAGAGGGGGCGTCATGAGACCACCTGGACGGTCCTCCGGAGGTTTGGTTACGGTGATGACCTGGAGCTCCAGCAGGAGTACCTGTTCCCCCT GTTGAAAATTCCAGTGGACTGCACCACTGAGCTCAGTCACAACACGTACCTCTTCCTTCAGAGTGTCTTTGACAAGCATGACAAA GACAGAGACTGTGCCCTTTCTCCAGAGGAGGTAAAGGACCTGTTTAAAGTTTTTCCCTACATGCCATGGGGTCCTGATGTCAACAACACGGTGTGTACCAATGACCAGGGCTGGATCACATACCAGGGATATCTGTCACAGTGGAC gtTAACGACATACCTGGATGTTCAGCGCTGTTTGGAGTACCTTGGTTACCTTGGTTACTCCATCATCTGTGAGCAGGAGTCTCAGGCAGCAGCTATCACAG TGACCCGTAACAAGCGCATTGACCTGCAGAAGAAACAGACCCAGCGCAGCGTGTTTCGCTGTAACATCCTGGGAGCCAGAGGGAGTGGCAAGACCAGCTTCCTGCAGGCCTTCCTGGGACGCAACCTGCAG AAACAGAGGAAGATCAGAGAAGACCACAAGTCATTCTACTCCATCAACACCACATATGTCTATGGTCAGGAGAAGTACCTACTG CTTCATGAGGTGATGCCAGACATGGACTTCCTCTCAGAGGCAGACCTAGCGTGTGACGTTGTTTGTCTGGTGTATGACGTCAACAACCCACGCTCCTTTGAGTACTGCGCCAAGATTTACAAG CAATACTTCATGGACAGCAAGACCCCCTGCATGGTGATCGCCTCCAAGTCGGACCTGCACGAGGCACGCCAGCACTACAGTCTGACCCCGCTGGACTTCTGCCGCAAGCACAAGCTGCACCCGCCCCAGCCCTGGACCTGCAATACGGTGGACGCGCCCGGCAAAGAGCTGTACACCAAACTCACCACCATGGCCATGTACCC CCACGCCAAGCTCCGCTGCATGTGTTCCTGCAACTGGTGCACCTTTTGCATCTGTCAGAACATCCTTCGGTCGCAGCTACTGAGAACTATAaaggccaaattctacagagtCATTCTGAACAG GTTAGGCGATGTGTGGGCCTCTCTGTTGGCTGATGAGGAGCGCAGCCTGATCCAGCAGGTTCATGGTGTCCGTAATGTAGAGGAGTCCATCTACATGGAGTCTTCCGTTGACCCCTGTGTGGCCCAACCCAG GCACATGGCCCAGGCTAACTTAAAGAGCTCCACATTTTGGCTGAGGGCAAGTGTAGGAGCCACCGTGTTTGCAGTGCTGGGCTTTGCCATGTACAGAGCCATCATCAAACAGCGATGA
- the rhot1a gene encoding mitochondrial Rho GTPase 1-A isoform X3, translated as MRKDVRILLVGEPKVGKTSLIMSLVSEEFPDDVPLRAEEITIPADVTPERVPTHIVDYSEAEQSDEQLYQEISKANVICIVYSVNNKKSIEKVTSHWIPLINDRTDKDSRVPLILVGNKSDLVEHSSMETILPIMNQYSDIETCVECSAKNLKNISELFYYAQKAVLHPTGPLYCPEEKEMKPSCIKALTRIFKVSDLDNDGILNDNELNFFQRTCFNTPLAPQALEDVKNVVRKNVTDGVKNNGLTLKGFLFLHTLFIQRGRHETTWTVLRRFGYGDDLELQQEYLFPLLKIPVDCTTELSHNTYLFLQSVFDKHDKDRDCALSPEEVKDLFKVFPYMPWGPDVNNTVCTNDQGWITYQGYLSQWTLTTYLDVQRCLEYLGYLGYSIICEQESQAAAITVTRNKRIDLQKKQTQRSVFRCNILGARGSGKTSFLQAFLGRNLQKQRKIREDHKSFYSINTTYVYGQEKYLLLHEVMPDMDFLSEADLACDVVCLVYDVNNPRSFEYCAKIYKQYFMDSKTPCMVIASKSDLHEARQHYSLTPLDFCRKHKLHPPQPWTCNTVDAPGKELYTKLTTMAMYPHAKLRCMCSCNWCTFCICQNILRSQLLRTIKAKFYRVILNRCSYTCFWLPFFLFLLHVFTFC; from the exons ATGAGGAAGGACGTCAGGATATTACTCGTCGGGGAAC CTAAAGTGGGGAAGACATCGCTGATCATGTCACTGGTCAGTGAGGAGTTCCCTGACGACGTTCCCCTTCGAGCGGAGGAGATCACCATCCCGGCAGACGTAACGCCAGAGAGGGTCCCCACACACATAGTGGACTACTCAG AAGCAGAACAGTCTGATGAGCAGTTGTATCAAGAAATATCCAAG gCAAATGTTATTTGCATAGTTTATTCTGTGAACAATAAGAAGTCTATTGAGAAG GTGACAAGCCATTGGATTCCCCTCATAAATGACAGGACAGACAAAGATAGCAG GGTACCACTGATCCTGGTTGGTAATAAGTCAGACCTGGTTGAACACAGCAGTATGGAGACCATCCTGCCCATCATGAACCAGTACTCTGACATTGAGACCTGTGTGGAG tGCTCTGCCAAAAACCTGAAGAACATTTCAGAGCTGTTCTACTACGCTCAGAAAGCAGTGCTCCACCCTACAGGACCCCTGTACTGcccagaggagaaggag ATGAAACCGTCCTGCATCAAGGCTCTAACTCGCATCTTCAAAGTGTCCGACCTGGACAACGATGGCATTCTTAATGACAATGAACTCAACTTCTTCCAG AGGACGTGTTTCAACACACCCCTGGCGCCCCAGGCCTTAGAGGACGTCAAGAATGTGGTGAGGAAGAATGTGACCGATGGAGTCAAGAACAATGGCCTCACGCTCAAAG GCTTCTTGTTCCTGCACACGCTCTTCATCCAGAGGGGGCGTCATGAGACCACCTGGACGGTCCTCCGGAGGTTTGGTTACGGTGATGACCTGGAGCTCCAGCAGGAGTACCTGTTCCCCCT GTTGAAAATTCCAGTGGACTGCACCACTGAGCTCAGTCACAACACGTACCTCTTCCTTCAGAGTGTCTTTGACAAGCATGACAAA GACAGAGACTGTGCCCTTTCTCCAGAGGAGGTAAAGGACCTGTTTAAAGTTTTTCCCTACATGCCATGGGGTCCTGATGTCAACAACACGGTGTGTACCAATGACCAGGGCTGGATCACATACCAGGGATATCTGTCACAGTGGAC gtTAACGACATACCTGGATGTTCAGCGCTGTTTGGAGTACCTTGGTTACCTTGGTTACTCCATCATCTGTGAGCAGGAGTCTCAGGCAGCAGCTATCACAG TGACCCGTAACAAGCGCATTGACCTGCAGAAGAAACAGACCCAGCGCAGCGTGTTTCGCTGTAACATCCTGGGAGCCAGAGGGAGTGGCAAGACCAGCTTCCTGCAGGCCTTCCTGGGACGCAACCTGCAG AAACAGAGGAAGATCAGAGAAGACCACAAGTCATTCTACTCCATCAACACCACATATGTCTATGGTCAGGAGAAGTACCTACTG CTTCATGAGGTGATGCCAGACATGGACTTCCTCTCAGAGGCAGACCTAGCGTGTGACGTTGTTTGTCTGGTGTATGACGTCAACAACCCACGCTCCTTTGAGTACTGCGCCAAGATTTACAAG CAATACTTCATGGACAGCAAGACCCCCTGCATGGTGATCGCCTCCAAGTCGGACCTGCACGAGGCACGCCAGCACTACAGTCTGACCCCGCTGGACTTCTGCCGCAAGCACAAGCTGCACCCGCCCCAGCCCTGGACCTGCAATACGGTGGACGCGCCCGGCAAAGAGCTGTACACCAAACTCACCACCATGGCCATGTACCC CCACGCCAAGCTCCGCTGCATGTGTTCCTGCAACTGGTGCACCTTTTGCATCTGTCAGAACATCCTTCGGTCGCAGCTACTGAGAACTATAaaggccaaattctacagagtCATTCTGAACAG GTGTTCATACACATGTTTTTGGCTGCCcttctttcttttcttgttGCATGTGTTTACCTTTTGTTAA